A genomic stretch from Dissulfurispira thermophila includes:
- a CDS encoding cyclic nucleotide-binding domain-containing protein, which produces MIAITDLKKQVLFEDIDDKHLEKIAGKLQELSIKKDNFVFKEKEEAKGIYLIHSGKLEISKTTPDGWKQTLAVLGKGHFCGELSILEKRHHEANAIALENTTIFLLSKDEFEKIENEDLVLANVILKKLAFVLSKNLRHMNDKFLNVLINY; this is translated from the coding sequence ATGATAGCAATAACTGATCTCAAAAAACAAGTCTTATTTGAAGATATAGACGATAAACATCTCGAAAAGATTGCGGGGAAACTTCAAGAATTGTCTATAAAAAAAGATAATTTTGTATTCAAAGAAAAAGAAGAGGCAAAAGGCATTTATCTTATTCACTCGGGGAAACTCGAAATTTCTAAAACAACACCTGATGGCTGGAAACAGACCCTCGCAGTCCTCGGCAAAGGTCATTTTTGTGGAGAGTTGTCTATCCTTGAAAAGAGGCACCACGAGGCAAATGCTATTGCCCTTGAGAATACCACGATATTCCTGCTTTCAAAGGATGAATTCGAGAAAATAGAGAATGAAGATTTGGTCCTTGCAAATGTCATTCTGAAGAAATTAGCTTTTGTGTTGAGCAAAAATCTGAGGCATATGAACGATAAGTTTCTAAATGTGCTCATAAATTACTAA